The proteins below come from a single Tissierella sp. MB52-C2 genomic window:
- a CDS encoding RnfABCDGE type electron transport complex subunit B: MTDILNPILVLGGMGLVSAILLAIASNAFAVETDPKVEAVRTALPGANCGACGFPGCDGLANAIVAGKASVSACNVGGKPVAEQIADIMGVNAGNLEKKVATVLCQGDCNKAKEKFKYEGIKDCRAANILQGGSKACSFGCLGCGTCEDVCQFGAIEIIDGIAFIDKDKCTACMKCIEVCPKAIIELVPYENEFVVKCKSKDSGKEVRQKCSTGCIGCQICVKNCPEEAFSFENNLAKINYDKCINCGVCAEKCPTKAIYGKKTENVAV; encoded by the coding sequence ATGACAGATATATTAAATCCAATATTAGTATTAGGTGGAATGGGATTAGTTTCTGCAATCCTTCTAGCCATAGCATCTAATGCCTTTGCAGTAGAAACTGATCCGAAGGTGGAAGCAGTGAGAACAGCACTTCCCGGAGCTAACTGTGGTGCCTGTGGATTTCCTGGTTGTGATGGTTTAGCAAATGCTATAGTAGCGGGCAAAGCATCTGTTAGTGCATGTAACGTTGGTGGTAAACCAGTAGCTGAACAAATAGCAGATATTATGGGAGTTAATGCTGGTAATCTGGAAAAGAAAGTAGCTACAGTTCTTTGTCAGGGAGATTGTAATAAGGCAAAGGAAAAATTTAAATATGAAGGTATAAAAGATTGTAGAGCAGCTAATATACTGCAAGGGGGAAGTAAAGCTTGTTCCTTTGGATGTTTAGGATGTGGAACTTGTGAAGATGTTTGTCAATTTGGAGCTATAGAAATAATTGACGGAATAGCATTTATTGACAAAGACAAATGTACAGCTTGTATGAAATGTATTGAAGTATGTCCTAAGGCTATTATTGAATTAGTTCCATATGAAAATGAATTCGTTGTAAAATGTAAGAGCAAGGATTCAGGTAAGGAAGTAAGACAAAAATGTAGTACAGGATGTATAGGGTGTCAAATATGTGTTAAAAATTGTCCAGAAGAAGCATTTAGCTTCGAAAACAATTTGGCAAAAATTAACTACGATAAATGTATAAATTGTGGGGTATGTGCTGAAAAATGTCCTACAAAAGCCATATACGGTAAAAAAACTGAAAATGTAGCAGTCTAA
- the rsxA gene encoding electron transport complex subunit RsxA yields MSIAAILISTIFVNNYVFAQFLGICPFLGVSNKMETAAGMGIAVTFVVTLSSIITFFIQKYILVTMGLQYLQTIVFILVIAALVQFVEIVLKKMSPTLYNALGVYLPLITTNCVVLGVAILNIKEGYDLLQTTFNGIGASVGFTLALILISGVREKLELADIPEALKGFPIALIAAGLMSIAFLGFNGLV; encoded by the coding sequence ATGAGTATTGCAGCAATCTTAATTAGTACAATTTTTGTAAATAACTATGTATTTGCTCAATTCCTAGGTATTTGTCCATTTCTGGGAGTATCAAATAAAATGGAAACTGCAGCAGGAATGGGAATTGCTGTAACGTTTGTAGTTACATTATCATCTATAATTACTTTTTTTATACAGAAGTATATTTTAGTAACTATGGGACTACAGTACTTACAAACAATTGTTTTCATATTAGTTATAGCAGCACTAGTTCAATTTGTTGAAATTGTTCTTAAAAAAATGTCTCCTACATTATATAACGCATTAGGAGTTTACTTACCACTTATTACTACAAACTGTGTGGTATTAGGAGTTGCAATTTTAAATATAAAAGAAGGATATGATTTACTTCAAACTACTTTTAATGGTATTGGTGCTTCAGTTGGATTTACTCTAGCTTTAATTCTTATATCAGGTGTTAGAGAGAAACTTGAATTAGCAGATATTCCAGAAGCTTTAAAGGGGTTCCCTATAGCTTTAATAGCTGCAGGATTAATGTCTATAGCCTTTTTAGGTTTTAATGGACTTGTTTAG
- a CDS encoding electron transport complex subunit E, whose protein sequence is MKLSKIFKNGIINENPIFVQLVGMCSILAVTTNVTNSLAMGLAVVAVLVGSNFVISLLRNVIPDKIRIPAFVVVIATFVTIIEMFMKAYAQPIYQALGIFLPLIVVNCIILARAEAFAFKNKVIPSIVDGLGAGLGYTIALVILGSIREILGAGTFLGKSLFGPNFQPAGIFVAPPGAFIVLGLLIGVFNLVRNKKASSEV, encoded by the coding sequence ATGAAATTATCTAAGATATTTAAAAATGGTATTATTAACGAAAACCCTATATTTGTACAACTAGTAGGTATGTGTTCGATACTAGCTGTTACAACTAATGTTACAAATAGTTTGGCTATGGGATTAGCTGTAGTGGCAGTATTAGTAGGTTCAAACTTTGTAATATCTTTACTTAGAAATGTAATTCCAGATAAAATTCGTATTCCAGCTTTTGTTGTAGTAATAGCAACTTTTGTTACTATAATAGAAATGTTTATGAAGGCTTATGCCCAACCTATTTATCAAGCATTGGGAATATTTCTTCCTTTAATAGTAGTAAACTGTATAATACTTGCTCGTGCAGAGGCGTTTGCCTTCAAAAATAAGGTAATACCTTCAATAGTAGATGGTCTTGGAGCAGGATTAGGTTATACTATTGCTCTTGTTATTTTAGGAAGTATAAGAGAAATTCTTGGTGCAGGAACTTTCTTAGGGAAATCATTATTTGGGCCAAATTTTCAACCAGCAGGAATATTTGTAGCACCTCCAGGAGCATTTATTGTTCTTGGATTATTAATAGGAGTTTTCAACTTAGTTAGAAATAAAAAAGCTTCTAGTGAAGTCTAG
- a CDS encoding RnfABCDGE type electron transport complex subunit G, with protein MKETIKLGLILFIITAVSAGVLAVSNNLTKDKIAEIAMAGSLDALKEIFGEDQKFKALDEGELNEIKEANEAVTEIFEVYSGESLNGYAIKTISKGFGGDLITLTGFSMDGNLLGMRLVEHSETKGIGSKATEPDFTSRFEGKNASEEITVDTISGATVTSKAVMAGVNESRKIFIEQLSN; from the coding sequence ATGAAAGAAACTATAAAATTAGGACTGATTTTATTTATTATTACGGCAGTATCAGCAGGAGTTTTAGCTGTTTCTAATAATTTAACTAAAGATAAAATTGCAGAAATAGCAATGGCTGGTAGTTTAGATGCTTTAAAAGAAATTTTTGGAGAAGATCAAAAATTTAAAGCATTAGATGAAGGAGAACTTAATGAAATAAAAGAAGCAAATGAAGCAGTTACAGAAATATTTGAAGTATATAGTGGTGAAAGTTTAAATGGATATGCCATAAAAACCATATCTAAAGGCTTCGGTGGAGATTTAATCACATTAACTGGATTTTCAATGGATGGGAATCTATTAGGTATGAGACTAGTAGAACATTCTGAAACGAAAGGTATAGGATCTAAGGCTACTGAGCCAGATTTTACAAGTAGGTTTGAAGGTAAAAATGCATCTGAAGAAATAACTGTAGACACTATTTCCGGAGCTACAGTAACTTCTAAAGCTGTAATGGCTGGTGTAAATGAATCTAGAAAAATATTTATTGAACAACTTTCAAACTAA
- a CDS encoding RnfABCDGE type electron transport complex subunit D, whose amino-acid sequence MEGKVLNPTNTSSVPDMLVVSSSPHIRSNESVKRIMLDVIIALVPAAIGSVYFFGLNALKLILLSIASALFFEAAIQKLFKKEVTINDYSAIITGILIAFNLPANAPWWIPVFGSGFAIIIVKQCFGGIGSNFMNPALAARAVLLASWPNIMSNFVLPGVDAVTGSTPLAIMKYGGADAGASATVAQAVQELPSIMNMFIGNRGGAIGETSALLLLIGALYLIVRKVINWKTPVIYIGTTAILLLILGVEMNQLMYHILGGGLILGAFFMATDYSTTPVTSRGQIIFALGAGILTALIRVKGGFPEGVSYSILLMNVASPLIEKFTAPKIFGRAK is encoded by the coding sequence ATGGAAGGTAAAGTGTTAAACCCTACAAATACAAGTTCAGTTCCTGATATGTTAGTAGTATCTTCTTCACCACATATTAGGTCCAATGAATCTGTTAAAAGAATAATGTTAGATGTAATAATAGCTTTAGTGCCAGCAGCAATAGGTTCTGTTTACTTTTTTGGCCTTAATGCACTAAAATTAATATTATTATCTATAGCATCAGCTTTATTTTTCGAGGCTGCAATACAAAAGTTATTTAAGAAAGAAGTTACCATTAATGATTATAGTGCAATCATAACAGGTATTTTAATAGCATTTAATTTGCCAGCTAATGCACCGTGGTGGATTCCAGTATTTGGTTCTGGGTTTGCTATTATTATAGTTAAACAATGTTTTGGTGGAATTGGTTCTAACTTTATGAACCCAGCATTGGCAGCTAGAGCAGTATTGCTTGCTTCATGGCCAAATATAATGTCAAACTTTGTATTGCCAGGAGTAGATGCTGTAACCGGTTCTACACCACTTGCTATTATGAAATACGGTGGAGCAGATGCAGGAGCTTCAGCTACAGTGGCTCAAGCAGTACAAGAGCTACCATCTATAATGAATATGTTTATTGGAAATAGAGGTGGAGCAATAGGTGAAACATCAGCACTACTATTACTAATTGGTGCACTTTATTTAATAGTTAGAAAAGTTATAAATTGGAAGACTCCAGTTATCTATATAGGAACCACAGCTATTTTATTATTGATTTTAGGAGTTGAAATGAATCAATTGATGTATCATATTTTAGGTGGTGGATTAATTCTAGGAGCATTTTTTATGGCTACAGATTATTCAACAACGCCTGTTACATCTCGTGGTCAAATAATATTTGCTTTAGGTGCTGGAATTCTAACAGCTCTTATTAGAGTGAAGGGCGGGTTCCCAGAAGGAGTTTCATACTCTATTCTATTAATGAACGTAGCAAGTCCATTAATAGAGAAATTCACCGCACCAAAAATATTTGGGAGGGCGAAATAG
- the rsxC gene encoding electron transport complex subunit RsxC, protein MKLDNLTFKGGVDVPHNKELTEKKALEYAKEPSTVYIPLHQHTGAPCEPLVKVGDSVKVGQKIGESQAFVSAPIHSSVAGTVKEITKTITPTGINSTCVVIESDGTNEAYEDSKPKGSLETLSSKEIIEIIKEAGITGMGGAGFPTHVKLSPPSDKKIDTVIINGAECEPFLTSDHRLMLEMPDKIVFGLKAIMKALNVENGFIGVETNKMDAVSALKSVIKPEDNIKVVTLQPKYPQGDEKRLINAVTGRVVPSGGLPMDVNCVVNNVSTAKAIAEAILEGKPLYERVVTITGNGVKKPKNLIVKIGTPFGEVIEQCGGFNGTPGKVIMGGPMMGLSQYSVDVPVIKGSGGILILTEKEALAEKVSPCIKCGKCLEVCPVKLQPLFISAYALKKDFEGSEKYGALDCVECGACSFICPAKRPLVESIRFSKREILAKRKKS, encoded by the coding sequence ATGAAACTTGACAATCTCACTTTTAAGGGTGGGGTAGATGTACCACATAATAAAGAGTTAACAGAGAAAAAAGCTCTAGAGTATGCAAAAGAACCTAGTACAGTGTATATACCATTACATCAGCATACAGGGGCACCTTGTGAACCCTTAGTTAAGGTAGGGGATAGTGTTAAAGTAGGACAAAAAATTGGGGAATCTCAAGCCTTTGTATCAGCACCAATTCATTCAAGTGTAGCTGGAACTGTGAAGGAGATAACAAAAACAATTACACCAACAGGAATTAACTCAACTTGTGTAGTTATAGAGTCAGATGGAACCAATGAAGCATATGAAGATTCTAAACCAAAGGGAAGTTTAGAAACACTTTCTTCTAAAGAAATAATTGAAATAATCAAAGAAGCAGGAATAACAGGTATGGGAGGAGCAGGATTCCCCACTCATGTAAAATTATCACCGCCATCAGATAAAAAAATTGATACTGTTATAATAAATGGTGCAGAATGTGAGCCTTTTTTAACTTCAGATCATAGGTTAATGTTAGAAATGCCAGATAAGATAGTTTTTGGTTTGAAAGCAATAATGAAAGCATTAAATGTAGAAAATGGCTTTATTGGTGTTGAAACTAATAAAATGGATGCTGTAAGTGCCTTAAAGTCAGTAATTAAACCTGAGGATAATATAAAAGTTGTAACTCTACAACCTAAATATCCACAAGGAGATGAAAAAAGACTTATTAATGCTGTTACAGGAAGAGTAGTTCCTTCAGGTGGCTTACCTATGGATGTTAACTGTGTAGTTAATAATGTAAGTACTGCTAAAGCCATAGCGGAGGCAATATTGGAAGGAAAACCTTTATATGAAAGAGTTGTTACTATTACAGGAAATGGAGTAAAGAAGCCAAAAAACCTTATAGTTAAAATAGGAACACCTTTTGGAGAAGTAATAGAACAATGTGGTGGATTCAATGGAACACCTGGTAAGGTAATAATGGGTGGCCCTATGATGGGTTTAAGTCAATATTCTGTAGATGTGCCAGTGATTAAGGGCTCTGGTGGAATTTTAATTCTTACAGAAAAAGAAGCCTTAGCTGAAAAAGTATCACCATGTATAAAATGTGGTAAATGTCTAGAAGTATGTCCAGTGAAATTACAACCTTTATTTATATCAGCTTACGCTCTAAAGAAAGACTTTGAAGGCTCAGAGAAGTATGGGGCATTAGATTGTGTTGAGTGTGGAGCATGTTCCTTTATATGTCCAGCAAAGAGACCATTAGTAGAATCAATTAGATTTTCAAAAAGAGAAATTCTTGCTAAAAGGAAAAAATCATAG
- a CDS encoding adenine phosphoribosyltransferase, with protein MDLKSKIRVIEDFPEKGISFKDITTLTKDGEAFKETVDRIVEDLKGKNIDYIAGPEARGFLLGAAVAYALGVGFIPVRKPGKLPGETASYEYELEYGNSKLEIHLDAIEKGKKVAIVDDLLATGGTVSSVVKLIESLGAEVVALEFLIELEFLKGREKIEGYHINSLVKYDR; from the coding sequence TTGGATCTTAAATCTAAAATAAGAGTAATAGAAGATTTTCCAGAGAAGGGTATTAGCTTTAAAGATATAACAACATTGACAAAGGACGGAGAAGCATTTAAGGAAACAGTTGATAGAATTGTAGAGGATTTAAAAGGAAAAAATATTGATTATATAGCTGGACCAGAGGCAAGAGGATTCTTACTTGGAGCAGCAGTTGCCTATGCATTAGGGGTTGGATTTATTCCAGTTAGAAAACCTGGAAAGTTACCTGGAGAAACGGCTAGCTATGAATATGAATTAGAATATGGAAATAGTAAACTTGAAATTCACCTTGATGCCATAGAAAAAGGCAAAAAGGTTGCCATAGTAGATGATTTATTAGCAACAGGAGGTACAGTATCATCTGTAGTAAAACTAATAGAATCCTTAGGAGCAGAAGTAGTTGCCTTAGAGTTTTTAATTGAATTGGAGTTTTTAAAAGGAAGAGAAAAAATAGAAGGATATCATATAAATTCACTAGTAAAATATGATAGATAA
- a CDS encoding ABC transporter permease: MLRKIFLKQIKEQIKSLSILILIVAIFLFYYTQFIGDIKRDGIKPMPPRFKYSTTDGLAVRGVTLEDHIEYAYNTMKADYNSGDTLRIKGINMFYEKINEEQRKFLEEVIIEMEDISFQTIDEYDVFMDKVDRALGGNTVYSNENNFSSVIRSRYYDEDIEIYNSILKEDKVTNAYGRLFADYIGIAISFFTVFVTAFSLTKDKRYNCNELIYTTRVSSYKYVLGKYLGDIAIASLILFLVTGHATWIFHGFSKLTGDPISYGGFFKYSIVWIIPTIMFVTSLSYVIQLIFDNGIVSIIVQFFYWLYSMKNLIPQGIRPTKYFIRFNKIIPHSEYQPFMKEIYLNRILFTIFSLVLLFLAIKLWDRKRGEMSSGYKSRKKDILQ; the protein is encoded by the coding sequence ATGCTTAGAAAAATCTTTTTAAAGCAAATAAAGGAGCAAATTAAAAGTCTAAGTATATTGATTCTAATAGTAGCTATATTCCTGTTTTATTACACTCAATTTATAGGAGATATAAAAAGAGATGGTATAAAGCCTATGCCTCCTAGGTTCAAATATAGTACAACTGATGGTTTAGCTGTGAGAGGAGTTACGTTAGAAGATCATATTGAATATGCTTATAATACTATGAAGGCTGATTATAACTCAGGTGATACTCTAAGGATCAAGGGAATAAATATGTTTTATGAAAAGATAAATGAAGAACAGAGAAAGTTTCTAGAAGAAGTGATAATAGAAATGGAGGACATAAGCTTTCAAACTATTGATGAATATGATGTATTCATGGATAAGGTAGATAGAGCTTTAGGTGGCAACACAGTATATAGCAATGAAAATAATTTTTCATCTGTTATTCGTAGTAGGTATTATGATGAAGATATAGAAATCTATAATTCCATACTTAAAGAAGATAAGGTGACAAATGCCTATGGAAGGCTCTTTGCAGATTATATAGGAATTGCAATAAGTTTTTTTACTGTATTTGTAACGGCATTTAGTCTTACTAAGGATAAGAGATATAATTGTAATGAGCTTATATACACTACTAGGGTTTCTTCTTATAAATATGTATTAGGAAAATATTTGGGAGATATAGCTATAGCAAGTTTAATATTGTTTTTAGTGACAGGTCATGCGACTTGGATATTTCATGGTTTTTCAAAATTAACAGGAGATCCTATTTCCTATGGAGGATTCTTTAAATATTCCATAGTGTGGATTATACCTACTATTATGTTTGTAACTTCTCTAAGTTATGTAATTCAGCTTATATTTGACAATGGAATAGTATCTATTATAGTTCAGTTTTTTTACTGGCTCTATAGCATGAAAAATTTGATTCCACAAGGGATTCGGCCTACAAAATACTTTATAAGATTTAATAAAATTATTCCCCACTCGGAATATCAACCCTTTATGAAGGAAATATATTTAAATAGAATCTTATTTACCATATTTTCTTTGGTATTATTATTTTTAGCTATAAAGCTATGGGATAGAAAGCGAGGGGAGATGAGTAGTGGATATAAGTCTAGAAAGAAAGATATTTTGCAGTAA
- a CDS encoding ABC transporter ATP-binding protein, with the protein MKIQIKELEKYYGAYKILDRINLTFNEGIHGLLGPNGAGKTTLIRILSTLLSKTSGEIYYDNIKVDNKEEIRKIIGYLPQEFSFYPNFTVYETLDYFASLSNIKLNKKEILDRLEMVHLQDIYKAKTKTLSGGMKRRLGIAVAMVGDPEVLIVDEPTAGLDPEERIRVRNMLSNFGKTKTVLLSTHIVEDIQLSCKSLSILNKGKLIYSGTVKEIIKEAEGYVWNLNVNFGDSEQYMDKYNVISSIADEDKISLRILSREKPSLNANDISPTLEDAYMKFIKEV; encoded by the coding sequence ATGAAAATTCAAATTAAAGAGTTAGAAAAATATTATGGGGCTTATAAAATATTAGATAGAATAAATCTTACCTTTAATGAGGGAATCCACGGACTTTTAGGGCCTAATGGAGCAGGGAAGACAACTTTAATTAGAATCTTATCAACATTATTATCTAAGACATCAGGAGAAATTTATTATGATAATATAAAAGTGGATAATAAAGAGGAAATAAGAAAAATAATAGGGTATCTTCCCCAGGAGTTTTCCTTTTATCCAAATTTTACAGTATATGAAACCTTAGATTATTTTGCTTCCCTTTCTAATATAAAGTTAAATAAAAAGGAAATATTAGATAGACTAGAAATGGTACATCTCCAAGATATATATAAAGCTAAGACAAAGACTCTTTCAGGGGGAATGAAGAGAAGGTTAGGAATAGCTGTAGCAATGGTAGGAGATCCGGAAGTATTAATTGTAGATGAGCCTACAGCAGGTCTTGATCCAGAAGAAAGAATAAGGGTTAGAAATATGCTTTCTAACTTTGGAAAGACAAAAACTGTATTATTATCAACTCATATTGTAGAAGATATTCAATTAAGCTGTAAAAGTCTTTCGATTCTAAATAAAGGAAAGCTTATTTATAGTGGAACAGTAAAAGAGATAATAAAAGAAGCAGAAGGATATGTGTGGAATTTAAATGTAAACTTTGGAGATTCTGAACAGTACATGGACAAGTACAATGTTATTTCATCTATAGCGGATGAGGATAAAATTTCTTTAAGGATATTATCAAGGGAGAAACCGTCTCTAAATGCTAATGATATTTCTCCAACTTTAGAAGATGCATATATGAAGTTTATAAAGGAGGTATAG
- a CDS encoding RNA polymerase sigma factor, with amino-acid sequence MEEQLQLLKSGDESAFEEFVLKHRKEAVNFALSILKDYHAAEDVVQDSFAIFYVYRERLKDYSTLKSYLFSIVHNKSVDYIRDNDKNIYTDYQIASTISPEEIIVNREKEHKFIDSFNKLDESQKSILYLYAFQQMSYNEISEVLGISLAKVKINIFRARKKLKALYAEK; translated from the coding sequence GTGGAAGAACAGTTGCAGCTATTAAAGAGTGGTGATGAAAGTGCCTTTGAAGAATTTGTACTTAAGCATAGAAAAGAAGCTGTAAATTTCGCATTAAGTATACTTAAAGATTATCATGCAGCAGAGGATGTCGTTCAAGATAGTTTTGCTATTTTTTATGTATATAGGGAAAGATTAAAAGATTACAGTACATTGAAATCCTATTTGTTCTCTATTGTACACAATAAATCTGTAGACTATATTAGAGATAATGATAAAAATATCTATACTGATTATCAGATTGCTTCCACTATTTCTCCCGAAGAAATTATAGTAAACAGAGAAAAAGAACATAAATTTATAGATAGTTTTAATAAATTAGATGAAAGTCAGAAGAGCATACTTTATTTATATGCATTTCAGCAGATGTCTTATAATGAAATCTCAGAAGTATTAGGTATAAGCTTAGCTAAGGTGAAAATAAATATTTTTAGGGCAAGAAAAAAATTAAAGGCTTTATATGCTGAAAAATAA
- a CDS encoding M1 family aminopeptidase: MDLFKNEIKLMFKSKLIMLLILVSCVAVTIGINSLNMSNDFDLFYIRRSSSTIAFGAVKFGTSISALLFGLFTVLTLDKDKRKRSKEIIGSNIDYHRLMIIRILAIVFYEVIATIIGMIAVIAVQKFVFSIPVNIFYYLFNYWIIFFPSLLFSTLIVSGLYLLTDSLDISFIALGVLFVKSLTSNNYLFTWVQTNLDIISDFAGIHPVGKTIIYNRLLWIFISISIFGVGLLFKRRYEFNLKESFFINVKSRALIILVVIAVLGSGFTYIKEPYTTELIRNMENNIDENIYLTGLRPEIVFDNEKGEMYGRVLYDFINKGSDSIKFHTNEGLSIDYINVNGEEIEYNRTKGEVEVSIPNIEEVEIMISYGGKVKTDENGVGRGMPGYISKDSIYLLENSNWIFRPLVKEGDSINISGYYSASEYLTMVVPGRLIGTEIEGQLKKWIFDYNSHTADIGAFAGRYEKHEVNFENMNIEFYYSPRHKEYVQNMKIEEHMKNMMKYYIENIGEYYSDIYPLKIAEVALYKRGGHSSENVITISENVLNRDKNMYSLIEDENNQYRGMGIDVFMSDISLIAHEIAHQWWGTGVKVVEDSPWSSEGLAQYFSYKYIQSEFGDMESSLFLSRWENRVRELNNYYYLNNSEMLDRINEKYRKSLEMEKLQSELYYLMPIKLLKGEEILGEKEFFTGIEKVYKNYLYKDLTYEEFLKEMNLSEEAMEFE; this comes from the coding sequence ATGGATTTATTTAAGAATGAAATTAAATTGATGTTTAAATCAAAGTTGATAATGCTTTTGATATTGGTATCCTGTGTTGCTGTAACTATTGGAATAAATTCCTTAAATATGTCCAATGACTTTGATTTGTTTTATATAAGAAGGTCTTCTTCAACCATTGCCTTTGGTGCTGTAAAATTTGGAACTTCAATATCTGCATTATTATTTGGATTGTTTACAGTATTAACACTAGATAAAGATAAGAGAAAAAGAAGTAAAGAAATTATAGGATCTAATATAGACTACCATAGATTAATGATAATTCGTATTTTGGCCATAGTTTTTTATGAAGTTATAGCAACTATAATTGGAATGATAGCTGTTATTGCCGTACAAAAATTTGTATTTAGTATTCCAGTTAATATTTTTTATTATCTATTTAACTATTGGATTATATTTTTTCCATCACTTTTATTTTCTACCTTAATAGTAAGTGGGTTATATCTTTTAACAGATAGTTTAGATATAAGCTTTATAGCTTTAGGGGTATTATTTGTTAAGAGCCTAACTTCGAATAACTATTTATTTACATGGGTTCAGACTAATTTGGATATTATTTCAGATTTTGCAGGAATACATCCTGTAGGTAAAACCATTATTTATAATAGATTACTGTGGATATTTATCTCTATTTCAATATTTGGAGTAGGATTGCTATTTAAAAGAAGATATGAATTCAATTTAAAAGAGTCATTTTTTATCAATGTAAAAAGCAGAGCATTGATAATATTAGTTGTAATTGCTGTATTGGGAAGTGGATTTACCTATATAAAAGAGCCTTATACAACGGAGCTAATAAGAAACATGGAAAATAATATTGATGAAAATATATATTTAACTGGTCTTAGACCAGAAATTGTGTTTGATAATGAAAAAGGAGAAATGTATGGAAGGGTTTTATATGATTTTATAAATAAAGGTTCTGATTCAATCAAGTTTCATACTAATGAAGGACTAAGTATAGATTATATAAATGTTAATGGAGAAGAAATAGAATATAATCGAACTAAAGGCGAAGTTGAGGTATCTATACCAAATATAGAAGAAGTAGAAATCATGATTTCTTATGGTGGAAAAGTAAAAACTGATGAAAATGGTGTAGGTAGAGGTATGCCAGGATATATTTCTAAAGATAGTATTTATTTACTAGAGAATTCTAATTGGATTTTCAGACCTTTAGTTAAAGAAGGAGATTCCATAAATATCAGTGGATATTATTCTGCATCAGAATATTTAACGATGGTGGTTCCAGGAAGACTTATAGGTACAGAGATAGAAGGTCAATTGAAGAAGTGGATATTTGATTATAATTCTCATACTGCAGATATTGGGGCATTTGCAGGGAGGTATGAGAAGCACGAAGTTAATTTTGAAAATATGAATATTGAATTTTACTATTCCCCTAGACATAAGGAATATGTCCAAAATATGAAAATAGAAGAACATATGAAAAATATGATGAAGTATTATATTGAAAATATAGGAGAGTATTATTCAGATATATATCCCCTAAAGATTGCAGAAGTTGCCTTATATAAGCGTGGAGGCCATTCCTCAGAAAATGTTATAACTATTTCTGAGAATGTATTAAATCGTGACAAGAATATGTATTCACTAATAGAAGATGAAAATAATCAGTATAGGGGTATGGGTATAGATGTTTTTATGAGTGATATAAGTCTCATAGCACATGAAATTGCACACCAATGGTGGGGGACAGGTGTTAAGGTAGTAGAAGATAGCCCTTGGTCAAGTGAGGGACTTGCACAATATTTTTCCTATAAATATATACAAAGTGAATTTGGGGATATGGAGTCAAGTTTATTTTTGAGCAGATGGGAAAATCGTGTACGAGAACTGAATAATTACTATTATCTAAATAACAGTGAAATGTTAGATAGAATAAATGAAAAATATAGAAAATCCTTAGAGATGGAAAAGCTTCAGAGTGAATTATATTATTTAATGCCTATTAAATTGTTAAAGGGAGAAGAAATATTAGGAGAAAAAGAATTTTTCACAGGAATAGAAAAAGTATATAAAAATTATTTATATAAGGATTTAACCTATGAAGAATTTCTTAAAGAAATGAATCTTTCTGAGGAGGCGATGGAATTTGAATAA